The proteins below are encoded in one region of Deltaproteobacteria bacterium:
- a CDS encoding NHL repeat-containing protein, translated as MLSRIHHFIVFVLVLLLLLPASGFCKQKSRVKHLTSITGNKEIGQFGLLSGVFFDENKNRLYVADTTNNRILAFDSDLKFISEFTAGGALDSPTSLVRDGLGRFFVAEPGKGRVLLIDIAGKHIKPIDFSAVPKANPVHPGNMAVDSEDRLYVVDKANQRIVVFNSNMQFERQILVKDGRGLSDVKVGGGRIYALNAIDGSGCVFDAQGKRVLKFGKRGTARGEFRFPVSLAVDRKGLIYVVDQHMNKVLVFNRKGEFLFDFSQLGWREGRLHFPSYIYINSAGRIFIVDRQNARISVFE; from the coding sequence ATGCTATCTAGAATCCACCATTTTATTGTCTTTGTTTTGGTTTTGTTGCTCCTTCTCCCCGCGAGTGGGTTTTGCAAGCAAAAGAGCCGCGTGAAACACCTGACCTCTATCACCGGCAACAAAGAGATTGGCCAATTTGGTCTGCTGAGCGGGGTATTTTTTGATGAAAACAAAAACAGGCTCTATGTGGCGGATACAACGAATAATCGCATACTAGCCTTTGATTCGGATCTCAAATTTATCTCCGAATTTACGGCCGGGGGCGCATTAGACTCGCCAACGAGTCTGGTCAGAGACGGCCTGGGCCGGTTTTTTGTGGCAGAGCCTGGGAAAGGGCGCGTTCTTTTGATCGATATTGCCGGAAAGCATATTAAGCCCATCGATTTTTCCGCTGTTCCCAAGGCCAATCCCGTCCATCCAGGCAACATGGCTGTGGATTCGGAAGATCGACTCTACGTTGTGGACAAGGCCAATCAGAGGATAGTCGTTTTCAATTCTAACATGCAATTCGAAAGGCAAATTCTCGTAAAAGACGGACGAGGGCTGAGCGATGTGAAGGTAGGAGGCGGTCGCATCTATGCCTTAAACGCTATTGATGGTTCTGGCTGCGTGTTTGATGCCCAGGGAAAGCGTGTTTTGAAATTCGGAAAACGAGGAACCGCCAGGGGCGAGTTTCGTTTTCCGGTCAGCCTTGCCGTTGACCGAAAAGGTCTCATATATGTGGTTGATCAGCACATGAACAAGGTCCTGGTTTTCAATAGAAAGGGCGAATTTCTTTTTGACTTCTCACAACTGGGCTGGAGAGAAGGACGCCTCCATTTCCCGTCTTATATCTACATAAACAGCGCCGGCCGCATCTTTATCGTGGACCGCCAAAACGCCCGCATCAGCGTATTTGAATAG
- a CDS encoding cytochrome c3 family protein has translation MYPHRIHTYYLAFFATFMLSVTAPCMANAKNTAVSFKKCLTCHPDIKKELAQKGVHRPFKELQCSSCHNPHAAKYKDLVKEEIGKLCKSCHQGNKGLAHKKHGHRPFEEGDCLACHRPHASKNPMLLKEKGEQLCFGCHSKEGSFSKKNKHDPVSKGRCLRCHSPHMSDHESLARKQSSQLCVTCHSIKKKKAQKAHLGYPVGGTNCMSCHSPHGSDRKALVKGSLHQPFARERCRTCHNGLSSKDPLGLKGEGASVCIDCHPEIPQDFKKVNAHVNQGVFCVACHTPHASDVGHLKKAKEAKICFNCHEDTKRHTRDKRNEHKHPLLKEGKCSPCHRPHGSDFGLFFATDEITVCTGCHERHAKFTHPVGKDAIDPRSKRDITCITCHNLMGSPEQFALRFDRKEQLCIQCHKGY, from the coding sequence ATGTATCCACACCGAATTCACACCTATTATCTGGCATTTTTCGCGACATTTATGCTATCTGTGACAGCGCCGTGCATGGCAAATGCAAAAAACACGGCGGTTAGCTTCAAGAAGTGTCTGACGTGTCATCCGGACATAAAAAAGGAGCTGGCTCAAAAAGGGGTCCATCGGCCTTTTAAGGAGCTTCAGTGTTCAAGCTGCCACAATCCCCATGCCGCCAAATATAAAGATCTGGTCAAAGAAGAGATTGGCAAGCTGTGTAAGAGCTGTCACCAGGGAAACAAAGGGCTTGCGCACAAGAAACACGGCCACAGACCTTTTGAAGAGGGGGATTGCCTTGCGTGTCACAGGCCACATGCCTCGAAGAACCCGATGCTCTTAAAGGAAAAGGGCGAGCAACTTTGCTTTGGGTGTCATTCCAAAGAAGGGAGCTTTTCAAAGAAAAATAAGCATGATCCCGTGAGCAAGGGCCGCTGTTTAAGGTGCCATAGCCCGCACATGTCCGATCATGAGTCTCTTGCAAGAAAGCAGAGCAGTCAATTGTGTGTGACCTGTCATTCGATCAAGAAGAAAAAGGCGCAAAAAGCACACCTCGGTTATCCTGTCGGGGGCACGAACTGCATGTCGTGTCACAGCCCTCACGGCTCTGACCGCAAGGCCCTGGTCAAGGGGAGCCTTCACCAGCCTTTTGCCCGGGAGAGATGCAGGACCTGTCATAATGGGCTGTCGTCCAAAGACCCTCTCGGGCTCAAGGGCGAAGGGGCATCCGTATGTATCGATTGCCACCCGGAAATTCCGCAAGATTTTAAGAAGGTAAACGCACATGTCAACCAGGGCGTGTTTTGCGTAGCCTGCCACACTCCGCATGCCTCTGATGTGGGCCATTTGAAGAAGGCTAAAGAGGCCAAGATATGCTTCAATTGCCATGAGGATACCAAGAGACACACGAGAGATAAGAGGAACGAGCATAAACACCCCCTGTTGAAAGAAGGAAAGTGCAGCCCGTGTCATAGACCCCATGGGTCTGATTTCGGGCTGTTTTTTGCTACTGATGAGATTACGGTCTGTACAGGATGTCACGAAAGGCATGCCAAGTTTACTCATCCCGTAGGAAAAGATGCCATTGATCCAAGGTCTAAGCGGGATATCACATGTATCACCTGTCACAACCTTATGGGCAGTCCTGAACAGTTTGCGCTCAGATTTGATCGCAAGGAGCAACTCTGCATCCAATGTCATAAAGGATACTGA